Proteins from a genomic interval of Neodiprion lecontei isolate iyNeoLeco1 chromosome 2, iyNeoLeco1.1, whole genome shotgun sequence:
- the LOC107218100 gene encoding UDP-glycosyltransferase UGT5 isoform X2 — MSRQLVWQSVSLILFVTVWEFGNASRILAVFPSASVSHQVVFRGLTLALRERGHELVVVTPDPVRDPNLKNYTEIDVSYIYDPNIKLDLIELRRKMNWAEWICTVADGFHVVSEQIFDHSEFKKIYELGSGERFDLLLMETLYFPAFLSLAKRFDVPIIGMTSLSPALNLQYSIGNPILSTHQSIWDLQRNEMSDPPTFFERLRNFINVWKYIYYFNTEFMPAQHAIAEKYLGIEIPDLGEIERNLSLIFINQQAPISYPRPNVPTVVEIGNFHVSKKSEPISKDLQKTLDESKQGFIYMSLGSNVKSTMLDKKSRSEFIAAFSKLPYTVIWKFEDEFLPGKPDNVIIIKWAPQQAILAHPNLKAFVYQGGLQSTEEAISHGVPVIGFPVMADQDMNVNKMVSLGVGKKLEITDVKRDDLIEAIQSVATDGRPHDLLENAIWWTEHVIRHRGASHLHSSTADEPWYQRQDMDIIFVVTAVSLIASTLSLIIAYHLLSYSINAFSHHQLPVKKKKKM, encoded by the exons ATGTCGCGACAGTTGGTGTGGCAATCAGTATCACTGATTCTTTTCGTTACTGTATGGGAATTTGGAAATGCATCGCGAATACTCGCCGTATTTCCATCAGCCTCGGTCAGTCATCAGGTAGTTTTTCGTGGATTGACCCTGGCCCTTAGGGAACGGGGCCATGAGCTCGTTGTCGTGACGCCAGACCCGGTGAGGGACCCAAATCTAAAGAACTACACCGAAATAGACGTCAGCTACATCTACGATCCCAATATAAAGTTGGACCTGATAGAACTGCGGAGAAAAATGAACTGGGCTGAATGGATTTGTACAGTGGCAGACGGGTTTCACGTGGTTAGTGAACAAATCTTTGATCATTCTGAGTTCAAAAAGATCTACGAGTTAGGCAGCGGTGAAAGGTTTGACTTGCTGTTGATGGAAACACTTTATTTTCCAGCATTTCTATCACTTGCCAAACGGTTTGACGTTCCGATAATTG GAATGACGTCCCTTAGTCCGGCCCTAAACTTGCAATACTCTATCGGAAACCCGATACTATCTACACATCAATCGATTTGGGACTTGCAGAGAAACGAAATGTCTGATCCGCCGACGTTTTTCGAGAGGCTGAGGAACTTTATAAATGTGTGGAAATACATTTACTATTTCAACACGGAATTTATGCCTGCGCAGCATGCCATTgcggaaaaatatttgggaatCGAGATTCCGGATCTTGGCGAAATCGAGAGAAATCTCagtttaattttcatcaaccAACAGGCGCCGATTTCCTACCCCAGACCAAATGTACCCACTGTGGTTGAAATCGGTAACTTTCACGTCTCGAAGAAGAGCGAGCCTATCTCGAAG GATCTTCAAAAGACCCTCGACGAATCCAAACAAGGATTTATATACATGAGCCTTGGATCTAACGTGAAAAGCACCATGCTTGACAAGAAATCACGGTCCGAGTTTATTGCCGCATTTTCCAAGCTTCCCTACACGGTAATTTGGAAGTTCGAGGACGAATTTCTACCCGGCAAACCGGACaacgtaataataatcaagTGGGCCCCGCAGCAGGCGATTCTAG CTCACCCAAACCTGAAAGCCTTCGTGTACCAAGGAGGACTTCAGAGCACGGAGGAAGCGATTTCTCACGGCGTCCCTGTGATCGGTTTCCCGGTGATGGCCGATCAGGACATGAATGTTAACAAAATGGTGTCTCTTGGTGTCGGAAAGAAGCTGGAAATTACTGACGTAAAAAGAGACGATCTGATTGAAGCAATACAATCCGTTGCGACGGACGGCAG GCCGCACGATTTACTGGAAAACGCAATTTGGTGGACCGAACACGTGATTCGTCACAGAGGCGCCTCTCATCTGCACTCCAGCACCGCCGACGAGCCGTGGTACCAGCGTCAGGATATGGACATCATTTTTGTCGTCACCGCCGTATCTCTGATAGCGTCAACTTTGTCTCTGATCATTGCGTATCATTTGTTGAGTTACAGTATTAACGCTTTCAGTCATCATCAATTaccggtgaaaaaaaagaagaaaatgtga
- the LOC107218100 gene encoding UDP-glycosyltransferase UGT5 isoform X1: MSRQLVWQSVSLILFVTVWEFGNASRILAVFPSASVSHQVVFRGLTLALRERGHELVVVTPDPVRDPNLKNYTEIDVSYIYDPNIKLDLIELRRKMNWAEWICTVADGFHVVSEQIFDHSEFKKIYELGSGERFDLLLMETLYFPAFLSLAKRFDVPIIGMTSLSPALNLQYSIGNPILSTHQSIWDLQRNEMSDPPTFFERLRNFINVWKYIYYFNTEFMPAQHAIAEKYLGIEIPDLGEIERNLSLIFINQQAPISYPRPNVPTVVEIGNFHVSKKSEPISKDLQKTLDESKQGFIYMSLGSNVKSTMLDKKSRSEFIAAFSKLPYTVIWKFEDEFLPGKPDNVIIIKWAPQQAILAHPNLKAFVYQGGLQSTEEAISHGVPVIGFPVMADQDMNVNKMVSLGVGKKLEITDVKRDDLIEAIQSVATDGSYKQKMLNLRELLNDRPHDLLENAIWWTEHVIRHRGASHLHSSTADEPWYQRQDMDIIFVVTAVSLIASTLSLIIAYHLLSYSINAFSHHQLPVKKKKKM; the protein is encoded by the exons ATGTCGCGACAGTTGGTGTGGCAATCAGTATCACTGATTCTTTTCGTTACTGTATGGGAATTTGGAAATGCATCGCGAATACTCGCCGTATTTCCATCAGCCTCGGTCAGTCATCAGGTAGTTTTTCGTGGATTGACCCTGGCCCTTAGGGAACGGGGCCATGAGCTCGTTGTCGTGACGCCAGACCCGGTGAGGGACCCAAATCTAAAGAACTACACCGAAATAGACGTCAGCTACATCTACGATCCCAATATAAAGTTGGACCTGATAGAACTGCGGAGAAAAATGAACTGGGCTGAATGGATTTGTACAGTGGCAGACGGGTTTCACGTGGTTAGTGAACAAATCTTTGATCATTCTGAGTTCAAAAAGATCTACGAGTTAGGCAGCGGTGAAAGGTTTGACTTGCTGTTGATGGAAACACTTTATTTTCCAGCATTTCTATCACTTGCCAAACGGTTTGACGTTCCGATAATTG GAATGACGTCCCTTAGTCCGGCCCTAAACTTGCAATACTCTATCGGAAACCCGATACTATCTACACATCAATCGATTTGGGACTTGCAGAGAAACGAAATGTCTGATCCGCCGACGTTTTTCGAGAGGCTGAGGAACTTTATAAATGTGTGGAAATACATTTACTATTTCAACACGGAATTTATGCCTGCGCAGCATGCCATTgcggaaaaatatttgggaatCGAGATTCCGGATCTTGGCGAAATCGAGAGAAATCTCagtttaattttcatcaaccAACAGGCGCCGATTTCCTACCCCAGACCAAATGTACCCACTGTGGTTGAAATCGGTAACTTTCACGTCTCGAAGAAGAGCGAGCCTATCTCGAAG GATCTTCAAAAGACCCTCGACGAATCCAAACAAGGATTTATATACATGAGCCTTGGATCTAACGTGAAAAGCACCATGCTTGACAAGAAATCACGGTCCGAGTTTATTGCCGCATTTTCCAAGCTTCCCTACACGGTAATTTGGAAGTTCGAGGACGAATTTCTACCCGGCAAACCGGACaacgtaataataatcaagTGGGCCCCGCAGCAGGCGATTCTAG CTCACCCAAACCTGAAAGCCTTCGTGTACCAAGGAGGACTTCAGAGCACGGAGGAAGCGATTTCTCACGGCGTCCCTGTGATCGGTTTCCCGGTGATGGCCGATCAGGACATGAATGTTAACAAAATGGTGTCTCTTGGTGTCGGAAAGAAGCTGGAAATTACTGACGTAAAAAGAGACGATCTGATTGAAGCAATACAATCCGTTGCGACGGACGGCAG CTACAAGCAAAAGATGCTCAACTTGCGCGAATTGTTGAACGACAGGCCGCACGATTTACTGGAAAACGCAATTTGGTGGACCGAACACGTGATTCGTCACAGAGGCGCCTCTCATCTGCACTCCAGCACCGCCGACGAGCCGTGGTACCAGCGTCAGGATATGGACATCATTTTTGTCGTCACCGCCGTATCTCTGATAGCGTCAACTTTGTCTCTGATCATTGCGTATCATTTGTTGAGTTACAGTATTAACGCTTTCAGTCATCATCAATTaccggtgaaaaaaaagaagaaaatgtga
- the LOC107218099 gene encoding UDP-glycosyltransferase UGT5-like produces the protein MTGKIIALAALIFFMSILHRGNASRILCVFPSASVSHQVVFRGLTLALRERGHDLVVVTPNPVRDPNLKNYTEIDVSFLYEENYETDYIELRRNARWIDWFWNVTPILHLFGEKTFDHPEFKKIYAPDSGEEFDLMLTETLYWPAFLALGKRFDVPIIGMTSLGLALNLQYSVGNPILTSHQSNWDLAMKEVSDSPTLFERLKNFYDVWKFIYNYNTEFMPAQHAIAKKYLGNEIPELGEIERNLSLIFANQQGPISYLRPNVPNVIEIGNFHVSKKIKPLSKDLQKTLDESKQGFIYMSLGSNVKSTMLDKKSRSEFIAAFSKLPYTVIWKFEDEFLPGKPDNVIIIKWAPQQAILAHPNLKAFVYQGGLQSTEEAISHGVPVIGFPVMADQDMNVNKMVSLGVGKKLEITDVKRDDLIEAIQSVATDGSYKQRMLNLRELLKDRPYDSLKNAVWWTEHVIRHRDVPHLRSSTADEPWYQRGDMDVIFLIATVFVISVMTASAVLYQLLVYSMKIFGNQQSVNRKEKLK, from the exons atgaCGGGAAAAATCATCGCACTAGCCgcactgatttttttcatgtcgATTCTGCACCGCGGAAATGCCTCGCGAATACTTTGCGTATTTCCATCAGCCTCGGTAAGTCATCAGGTAGTTTTTCGCGGATTGACCCTGGCTCTTAGGGAACGGGGCCATGATCTCGTTGTCGTGACGCCAAACCCGGTGAGGGACCCGAATCTGAAGAACTACACCGAGATAGACGTCAGTTTTCTTTACGAGGAGAACTACGAAACGGATTATATAGAACTGCGACGAAACGCGCGTTGGATTGACTGGTTCTGGAATGTTACACCTATACTACATTTGTTCGGTGAAAAAACCTTCGACCATCCAGAATTCAAGAAGATTTACGCACCGGACAGCGGTGAAGAGTTCGATTTGATGCTGACGGAGACTCTTTATTGGCCGGCATTTTTGGCTCTCGGCAAACGATTCGACGTTCCGATCATTG GTATGACGTCTTTGGGTCTTGCTCTGAACCTTCAATACTCGGTTGGGAATCCGATACTAACTTCTCATCAATCGAACTGGGACCTTGCAATGAAGGAGGTGTCTGATTCGCCGACGCTTTTTGAGAGGCTGAAGAACTTCTACGACGTATGGAAGTTCATTTACAATTACAACACGGAGTTCATGCCTGCGCAGCATGccattgcaaaaaaatatttgggaaaCGAGATCCCCGAACTTGGCGAAATCGAGAGGAACCTTAGTTTAATTTTCGCCAACCAACAGGGACCGATTTCGTATCTTAGACCGAATGTACCCAACGTTATTGAGATCGGTAACTTCCACGTGTCGAAGAAGATCAAGCCTCTGTCGAAG GATCTTCAGAAGACTCTCGACGAATCCAAACAAGGATTTATATACATGAGCCTTGGGTCGAACGTGAAAAGCACCATGCTGGACAAGAAATCACGGTCCGAGTTTATTGCCGCATTTTCCAAGCTTCCCTACACGGTAATTTGGAAGTTCGAGGACGAATTTCTACCCGGCAAACCGGACaacgtaataataatcaagTGGGCCCCGCAGCAGGCGATTCTAG CTCACCCAAACCTGAAAGCCTTCGTGTACCAAGGAGGACTTCAGAGCACGGAGGAAGCGATTTCTCACGGCGTCCCTGTGATCGGTTTCCCGGTGATGGCCGATCAGGACATGAATGTTAACAAAATGGTGTCTCTTGGTGTCGGAAAGAAGCTGGAAATTACTGACGTAAAAAGGGACGATCTGATTGAAGCAATACAATCCGTTGCGACGGACGGCAG CTACAAGCAGAGGATGCTCAACTTGCGCGAACTGCTGAAAGACAGGCCGTACGATTCACTGAAGAATGCCGTTTGGTGGACCGAGCACGTGATTCGACACAGAGACGTCCCTCATCTCCGTTCTAGTACTGCCGACGAGCCGTGGTACCAGCGTGGCGATATGGATGTAATCTTTCTCATTGCTACCGTGTTTGTAATATCTGTGATGACCGCTTCAGCTGTACTTTATCAGTTGTTAGTTTACAGTATGAAGATATTCGGTAATCAGCAGTCAgtaaacagaaaagaaaaactcaagtga
- the LOC107218098 gene encoding uncharacterized protein LOC107218098 isoform X1 — protein MGGGGVSSLHRFQQPNVVSQPGDSLGYIMASKAALSRTERFEPSASVHKSPKYVKSPASVTDAVLLGEIDIMTDDEVEISTEEPVPKKCYFGGTTYTHSQTIPTSDPCSHCLCVAGEVYCWWQDCLLHSEPEDFENFDGSLKSTEIPGAFLSVNSSLGTAATLEADDNETMTTESSELAAQIIEEEGYMDVNSTYQDFGTQSTLPTTCVVMGVEYKEGEALPHSTGNCVQCGCGAAGRVECSPQDCVPLLQPPSGAGVDLSRGMDEIF, from the exons ATGGGGGGTGGGGGAGTGTCGTCGCTGCACCGGTTTCAACAGCCTAACGTCGTTAGTCAACCGGGTGATAGTTTAGGGTATATAATGGCTAGTAAGGCTGCACTAAGCCGAACCGAGAGGTTCGAGCCTTCGGCGAGTGTACATAAGTCGCCAAAGTATGTAaagt CACCAGCCAGCGTGACGGACGCTGTCCTGCTGGGTGAGATCGACATAATGACCGACGACGAGGTTGAAATATCGACTGAAGAACCTGTACCAAAAAAGTGTTACTTTGGGGGAACGACCTACACCCATAGTCAAACG ATACCAACGAGTGATCCGTGTTCGCATTGCCTCTGCGTTGCCGGTGAAGTTTATTGCTGGTGGCAGGACTGCCTTCTCCACTCGGAACCGGAAGACTTTGAGAACTTTGACGGAAGCTTAAAGAGCACCGAGATTCCGGGGGCTTTTTTAAGCGTAAACTCGTCCCTCGGTACTGCTGCGACCTTAGAAGCGGATGACAACGAAACAATGACAACTGAGAGTTCGGAATTAGCGGCTCAAATCATCGAAGAAGAGGGATACATGGATGTAAATTCAACATATCAAGACTTTGGCACCCAGAGCACACTTCCGACGACCTGCGTCGTTATGG GTGTGGAGTACAAGGAAGGTGAAGCGCTGCCACATTCGACCGGAAATTGCGTGCAATGCGGCTGCGGAGCCGCTGGTCGGGTCGAATGTTCCCCGCAGGACTGCGTCCCGCTATTGCAGCCTCCTTCAGGAGCTGGGGTCGATCTATCCAGAGGAATGGACGAGATTTTTTAG
- the LOC107218098 gene encoding uncharacterized protein LOC107218098 isoform X2: MIMTVKFLLMVVGLAGNRCYGAPASVTDAVLLGEIDIMTDDEVEISTEEPVPKKCYFGGTTYTHSQTIPTSDPCSHCLCVAGEVYCWWQDCLLHSEPEDFENFDGSLKSTEIPGAFLSVNSSLGTAATLEADDNETMTTESSELAAQIIEEEGYMDVNSTYQDFGTQSTLPTTCVVMGVEYKEGEALPHSTGNCVQCGCGAAGRVECSPQDCVPLLQPPSGAGVDLSRGMDEIF, translated from the exons CACCAGCCAGCGTGACGGACGCTGTCCTGCTGGGTGAGATCGACATAATGACCGACGACGAGGTTGAAATATCGACTGAAGAACCTGTACCAAAAAAGTGTTACTTTGGGGGAACGACCTACACCCATAGTCAAACG ATACCAACGAGTGATCCGTGTTCGCATTGCCTCTGCGTTGCCGGTGAAGTTTATTGCTGGTGGCAGGACTGCCTTCTCCACTCGGAACCGGAAGACTTTGAGAACTTTGACGGAAGCTTAAAGAGCACCGAGATTCCGGGGGCTTTTTTAAGCGTAAACTCGTCCCTCGGTACTGCTGCGACCTTAGAAGCGGATGACAACGAAACAATGACAACTGAGAGTTCGGAATTAGCGGCTCAAATCATCGAAGAAGAGGGATACATGGATGTAAATTCAACATATCAAGACTTTGGCACCCAGAGCACACTTCCGACGACCTGCGTCGTTATGG GTGTGGAGTACAAGGAAGGTGAAGCGCTGCCACATTCGACCGGAAATTGCGTGCAATGCGGCTGCGGAGCCGCTGGTCGGGTCGAATGTTCCCCGCAGGACTGCGTCCCGCTATTGCAGCCTCCTTCAGGAGCTGGGGTCGATCTATCCAGAGGAATGGACGAGATTTTTTAG
- the LOC107218098 gene encoding uncharacterized protein LOC107218098 isoform X3, protein MTDDEVEISTEEPVPKKCYFGGTTYTHSQTIPTSDPCSHCLCVAGEVYCWWQDCLLHSEPEDFENFDGSLKSTEIPGAFLSVNSSLGTAATLEADDNETMTTESSELAAQIIEEEGYMDVNSTYQDFGTQSTLPTTCVVMGVEYKEGEALPHSTGNCVQCGCGAAGRVECSPQDCVPLLQPPSGAGVDLSRGMDEIF, encoded by the exons ATGACCGACGACGAGGTTGAAATATCGACTGAAGAACCTGTACCAAAAAAGTGTTACTTTGGGGGAACGACCTACACCCATAGTCAAACG ATACCAACGAGTGATCCGTGTTCGCATTGCCTCTGCGTTGCCGGTGAAGTTTATTGCTGGTGGCAGGACTGCCTTCTCCACTCGGAACCGGAAGACTTTGAGAACTTTGACGGAAGCTTAAAGAGCACCGAGATTCCGGGGGCTTTTTTAAGCGTAAACTCGTCCCTCGGTACTGCTGCGACCTTAGAAGCGGATGACAACGAAACAATGACAACTGAGAGTTCGGAATTAGCGGCTCAAATCATCGAAGAAGAGGGATACATGGATGTAAATTCAACATATCAAGACTTTGGCACCCAGAGCACACTTCCGACGACCTGCGTCGTTATGG GTGTGGAGTACAAGGAAGGTGAAGCGCTGCCACATTCGACCGGAAATTGCGTGCAATGCGGCTGCGGAGCCGCTGGTCGGGTCGAATGTTCCCCGCAGGACTGCGTCCCGCTATTGCAGCCTCCTTCAGGAGCTGGGGTCGATCTATCCAGAGGAATGGACGAGATTTTTTAG
- the LOC107218125 gene encoding cytosolic endo-beta-N-acetylglucosaminidase isoform X1 yields the protein MSSKAENETSQVLTSKPFKTLEELYAGLSNLTPWPEIRDVRKSADYVYSGKDINDVTKPLVKWNRNKKPRTLVCHDMKGGYLDDRFIFGSDAHDSYVFYHWSGVDSFVYFSHYLVTIPPYGWINAAHTHGVKVLGTVITEWTDGERIWKEIFRSEAEIKRFADALITLAKFYKFDGWLINVENKIDEDDIDKLIFFVKYLTNTIHTALEGSEVIWYDSVTVKGELKWQNELNDLNKCFFEVCDGIFLNYNWTDTGLASSRNQAIAGNRVRDIYVGLDVWGRGCPGGGGFQSEYALRKIREHHLSVAIFAPGWTHEYLGPKTFIDTENLFWAQLFPYLYIHVPLYDNETFRTSLCLGVGLTNYRLGQSAKYSEDKPFFNLSVQSPQVSTPSPHLEILNQPEITEPKVVTESNLLNKNETESASGQVLTTESDLKKVVEDIVYDTKRSCVKVHGQSIAFTSTTLNSELNYFKYCRSCSFNGGGCLEIITSNPRLFHRLFLIQVTSSHGIQVSIVYSMENCAQDQCELMLVAGDDGNLKLISKYQTEELDYPWKKNLYITNFERITEIGVAASKEGRITLGEIVVQDKQPGYRDNQDLGTLISDVNY from the exons ATGTCGAGTAAGGCCGAAAACGAAACGAGTCAGGTTCTAACCTCAAAACCGTTCAAAACTCTGGAGGAGCTTTATGCCGGCTTGAGTAATTTAACGCCCTGGCCCGAGATCCGAGATGTGCGAAAATCGGCGGATTATGTTTACTCGggaaaagatatcaacgatGTGACAAAACCGTTAGTCAAGTGGAACCGAAACAAGAAACCGAGGACCCTTGTGTGCCACGACATGAAAGGTGGATATCTCGATGACAG GTTCATCTTTGGATCGGACGCCCATGATTCGTACGTTTTTTACCACTGGAGCGGAGTGGACAGCTTTGTATATTTTAGCCACTACTTAGTGACTATACCGCCTTATGGTTGGATCAACGCAGCACATACTCACGGTGTCAAAGTCCTCGGAACTGTTATAACGGAGTGGACAGACGGTGAGAGAATATGGAAAGAAATATTCAGATCAGAAGCAGAAATAAAGAGGTTTGCCGACGCTCTGATAACTCTTgccaaattttacaaattcgaCGGGTGGTTGATCAATGTGGAGAATAAGATTGACGAAGACGATATTGacaaattaatattctttGTCAAGTACCTTACGAACACTATTCACACTGCACTCGAAGGTTCGGAAGTTATTTGGTATGATAGCGTTACTGTGAAAGGAGAACTCAAGTGGCAGAACGAGCTGAACGATTTAAACAA ATGCTTTTTTGAGGTGTGTGACggcatatttttaaattataattggACTGATACTGGCCTAGCCAGTAGCCGCAATCAAGCAATTGCGGGAAATCGTGTTAGAGACATTTATGTAGGACTGGATGTCTGGGGTCGAGGCTGTCCTGGCGGAGGTGGATTCCAGTCTGaatat GCATTGCGAAAGATAAGAGAACACCATCTGTCTGTGGCTATATTCGCACCAGGATGGACCCACGAATATCTCGGCCCAAAAACATTTATAGACACAGAGAATTTGTTTTGGGCCCAACTTTTCCCCTATCTTTACATCCACGTACCTTTATACGATAATGAGACATTTAGAACATCATTGTGTTTGGGAGTTGGTTTAACGAATTATCGCCTAGGTCAG tctgCAAAATATTCTGAAGATAAACCCTTCTTCAATTTGAGTGTCCAGTCTCCTCAAGTATCAACGCCGTCGCCGCACCTTGAAATATTAAACCAGCCAGAAATAACAGAGCCCAAGGTTGTGACAGAGTCGAATCtgctgaataaaaatgaaaccgaGTCTGCGTCAGGGCAGGTTTTAACTACGgaatcagatttaaaaaaagtagTCGAAGACATTGTGTACGATACGAAGAGAAGCTGTGTAAAAGTACATGGCCAATCCATTGCTTTTACGAGCACAACTCTTAACTCTGAGCTAAATTACTTCAAGTATTGCAGAAGTTGTTCGTTCAATGGCGGAGGGTGTCTGGAAATAATCACGAGTAACCCTCGCCTGTTTCATAG GCTATTTCTTATTCAAGTCACTTCTTCACACGGCATTCAAGTTAGCATCGTCTACAGCATGGAGAATTGCGCACAAGATCAATGCGAGCTGATGCTCGTTGCAGGGGATGATGGGAATTTAAAGTTGATAAGTAAATACCAAACGGAGGAATTGGACTAtccttggaaaaaaaa tttgtACATCACGAATTTTGAAAGGATTACAGAGATTGGAGTAGCAGCATCAAAGGAAGGACGAATAACACTCGGAGAAATTGTTGTCCAGGACAAACAACCTG GCTACCGTGATAACCAGGACTTGGGAACTTTAATATCTGACGTCAACTATTAG
- the LOC107218125 gene encoding uncharacterized protein LOC107218125 isoform X2, protein MSSKAENETSQVLTSKPFKTLEELYAGLSNLTPWPEIRDVRKSADYVYSGKDINDVTKPLVKWNRNKKPRTLVCHDMKGGYLDDRFIFGSDAHDSYVFYHWSGVDSFVYFSHYLVTIPPYGWINAAHTHGVKVLGTVITEWTDGERIWKEIFRSEAEIKRFADALITLAKFYKFDGWLINVENKIDEDDIDKLIFFVKYLTNTIHTALEGSEVIWYDSVTVKGELKWQNELNDLNKCFFEVCDGIFLNYNWTDTGLASSRNQAIAGNRVRDIYVGLDVWGRGCPGGGGFQSEYSAKYSEDKPFFNLSVQSPQVSTPSPHLEILNQPEITEPKVVTESNLLNKNETESASGQVLTTESDLKKVVEDIVYDTKRSCVKVHGQSIAFTSTTLNSELNYFKYCRSCSFNGGGCLEIITSNPRLFHRLFLIQVTSSHGIQVSIVYSMENCAQDQCELMLVAGDDGNLKLISKYQTEELDYPWKKNLYITNFERITEIGVAASKEGRITLGEIVVQDKQPGYRDNQDLGTLISDVNY, encoded by the exons ATGTCGAGTAAGGCCGAAAACGAAACGAGTCAGGTTCTAACCTCAAAACCGTTCAAAACTCTGGAGGAGCTTTATGCCGGCTTGAGTAATTTAACGCCCTGGCCCGAGATCCGAGATGTGCGAAAATCGGCGGATTATGTTTACTCGggaaaagatatcaacgatGTGACAAAACCGTTAGTCAAGTGGAACCGAAACAAGAAACCGAGGACCCTTGTGTGCCACGACATGAAAGGTGGATATCTCGATGACAG GTTCATCTTTGGATCGGACGCCCATGATTCGTACGTTTTTTACCACTGGAGCGGAGTGGACAGCTTTGTATATTTTAGCCACTACTTAGTGACTATACCGCCTTATGGTTGGATCAACGCAGCACATACTCACGGTGTCAAAGTCCTCGGAACTGTTATAACGGAGTGGACAGACGGTGAGAGAATATGGAAAGAAATATTCAGATCAGAAGCAGAAATAAAGAGGTTTGCCGACGCTCTGATAACTCTTgccaaattttacaaattcgaCGGGTGGTTGATCAATGTGGAGAATAAGATTGACGAAGACGATATTGacaaattaatattctttGTCAAGTACCTTACGAACACTATTCACACTGCACTCGAAGGTTCGGAAGTTATTTGGTATGATAGCGTTACTGTGAAAGGAGAACTCAAGTGGCAGAACGAGCTGAACGATTTAAACAA ATGCTTTTTTGAGGTGTGTGACggcatatttttaaattataattggACTGATACTGGCCTAGCCAGTAGCCGCAATCAAGCAATTGCGGGAAATCGTGTTAGAGACATTTATGTAGGACTGGATGTCTGGGGTCGAGGCTGTCCTGGCGGAGGTGGATTCCAGTCTGaatat tctgCAAAATATTCTGAAGATAAACCCTTCTTCAATTTGAGTGTCCAGTCTCCTCAAGTATCAACGCCGTCGCCGCACCTTGAAATATTAAACCAGCCAGAAATAACAGAGCCCAAGGTTGTGACAGAGTCGAATCtgctgaataaaaatgaaaccgaGTCTGCGTCAGGGCAGGTTTTAACTACGgaatcagatttaaaaaaagtagTCGAAGACATTGTGTACGATACGAAGAGAAGCTGTGTAAAAGTACATGGCCAATCCATTGCTTTTACGAGCACAACTCTTAACTCTGAGCTAAATTACTTCAAGTATTGCAGAAGTTGTTCGTTCAATGGCGGAGGGTGTCTGGAAATAATCACGAGTAACCCTCGCCTGTTTCATAG GCTATTTCTTATTCAAGTCACTTCTTCACACGGCATTCAAGTTAGCATCGTCTACAGCATGGAGAATTGCGCACAAGATCAATGCGAGCTGATGCTCGTTGCAGGGGATGATGGGAATTTAAAGTTGATAAGTAAATACCAAACGGAGGAATTGGACTAtccttggaaaaaaaa tttgtACATCACGAATTTTGAAAGGATTACAGAGATTGGAGTAGCAGCATCAAAGGAAGGACGAATAACACTCGGAGAAATTGTTGTCCAGGACAAACAACCTG GCTACCGTGATAACCAGGACTTGGGAACTTTAATATCTGACGTCAACTATTAG